The window AGGGCTCGGAGAGTCCTTTATTAAAAGATCATAGTCCAGTAAATTCTGCGGAGAATATGGGAATCGACTATTGGGATCACCAGAGGAGGGGCGGCGGAGTTCGAGTTTCAGAGAGCAATGGAGTACTTCACGAGGAGGTTAACTCACCGGAGCAGCAGCGTAACGAAGGAAATATCGGGCCCCGAGAGTGGTTAACTGGACTGGGTTTGGGGAGATATGTGCCGGTATTCGAAATACACGAGGTGGATGATGAGGTTTTGCCAATGTTAACGTTAGAGGATCTCAAAGATATGGGGATAAACGCCGTAGGTTCCCGGAGGAAAATATACTCCGCAATCCTCAAACTGCGAAAATGATTTTGGCTATGTGATCGTATGTTTGGTTtactttgtttttgttttctcgACTTAGCAACAAAAACAATAATGGTATATGTTTGTTTTGTTAACATAGTTCTGCTTGTAGATTTGTTCTCTGGGTTCATATGTATTGCTAGATGTTTGTGAAATACGTGCAACAGAGGAGTTGGGAGAGACAAACTCTGTGACCATAATACTTGACCGAAATCTCTGCACAATCTTCAACATTTTTCTGTCCAGTGTCTTGGGTTACAACACTAAGGgctttcaaagaaaaattgttggaacCAGACACAAGGATGATAAATCACGACTTCGAGCAGACATATTCGATCATTTCCTTGTATTCAAATTGGACCGACCAAGTTAAAAGAAAAGTACATCCGTGTGGTTCTGGACGTTTCATGTCCTCGTGCATACCCCAAAAATTAGTCTTTCGATTACGGAGTCCGAGATctctttttctaaaattttccaCAGGGCACAAGCTCCATGCTAGTTAAAGACTTGGGATCAGCCATTGCCTCCATTATCTGTCTTTGGCTGGGCAGAATCACCCTTGAATAAACTTCTTTCAAGATTCCTCTTCCTGTAGAGGTTTGACTACCTTTTCCCTACTGTGTACCAGTAAGAACTCTGCTGTACTTAGGCAGGTTTTACATGGGGAGGGAAAAAGCACCACACCAGCAAATTAACAATCAATAGAATTTCATGTGATCAAAGCATCGTtgatatgaaatttggagatgCATGTGCAGATTCCATTTCTTGTAAAAGTTCTGGTATCATTTCTATACCTTGCACCAGTGATAATTCTGCTGTACTTAGGGAGGAGAAGGTTTTCAAGGTGTCAGAAAATGCATTGCTCGTCTCATAAAAGTTCAACTACCATTTCTGGACCTTGTACCTGTGAGAGAATTCTGCTAAACTTAGAGAGGAAAATGCATTGCCCCAGGAGAACGCAAGTTCTTGTGCTGTGAAATATGAAGACGTTGGGCTTAGGATTCCAGATTCCTCCACTCATCATTGCTAGACCTTGTACTAATGAAAATTCTTGCTGCTGGAAGAAAATAAGTTTCGGGTTTCCATTGTTGGCCTCATATTAATTAATGCAACATTTGTCATCCCATAAATTTTCAAACCGCGGAAATATTTAAAACGTTATAAAAACTTTATGTGAATTCAGTTCTGTATATGAATGAGGGGAGCACATGAAACGGCCTTAAGGCCGTGAAATTCTATGCTGCACCGGAATCAACCATTAACACACCCGGTGGGGATATAATTTCCCCTCGAGGCCCATATCCGAAAGGGggtccaatttttttatttttattttttatacttaGTAGTGTGATATTATTCATCTAACTTCAAATAAatgcccaattttttttaaaattatgtacTATCCGAGCCtaacaatttcaaaaataagagaGCTCCATTTTTCTTAACCTTATATTCGTGTCTATGgttacaaataaatttttactaTTTGTAATCTCCTTCAATTTGATCTAACTTGTGTTTTGCGATATGCCTCAAGAAAAGTTTCTCTCTCTcacttttttaaatttttatatgtattttataagacAATTAATAGTTGTTTTTAGAGATACTTCGACTCATGTATTGTTCAAGACACAGGaaaatcggttatttcggttaaCCATTTGTCCAGGTTctttaataaaaaatgaatGATAAAATCATACAACCGACCGAAACGtaaatttctatttattttaaaagagcATGCATTTCTacgtattaatttataaatgatttccAAATTTCTAAGTTGTATAATTTATAGTCATAACAGAtggaaattttacatttttttcttaGATATAGTTAGCACAGAACCAAAGCATTTGTTTGGATTTcagtaaataaaaaaagaaataaaaaaaagaagtattaactcaaaatatatctataatatatgtaacataaaatataacacAAAATGTTTCTCACTATTTGGTTCAGTGAATTACCATCTTTTAAACTACTTAACAGGTTGCCCAAGTCAAACTCCAAAGCTTCACAAAAACATCACACGAGatgaattttacaaaaatatatttgtatttgagtccataaaaaataatatttttttacccgAATCTTCAATAAGTTTTGCCAATCTTTTCTACACTTTTTTTGGGTTCTTTTTGTACTCTACTAACACTAATTCTACCCATGGTTGAAGCTCGCGCAGACCTTGTCATGGCTGAGGAGTTGAAGGATGAGCGCAGTGGGGGTATTTTGTTtgtcaattatttaattaaaaaaatgatataaaattgtttaattaaaaaaatgatcttaaatgTAAACTTGATTTATAATAATTGTTGATAACGTCATTTGCTATTTTTTGTCATGAATATAAgtattttgatattatatggAATTTGGTTTTATtaacattatttgaaatattttgcttgatACAACTCGCAAATTCTTTTTTACATGGAAACTCtgacgattttttttttaaatgaaatcttttcTCCAATTGTATTTAAGGTTTACGGTATTAAGTATTTATAATACGGTAGAGCgtgtgatttttttaattaaacagtTAGCCAcagttattttacaaattttcggGCGGTGGTGATTGGGTGCCAATGACACCGGCCAAAACGGTGAAGGTATGATTTTGAAGTGAATTTGTGCTTGAATTACGTATGGATTCTGCCCCAAGTCCTTAATTGTTTCATGATTCTGGAAACAGGAGTATTCAGCGGTTAGTTCGGGGAAAGAGAGGGACAGTCGTGATCGCATGCTTGGGAATTTGAGTGCTAGTGATGCATGTTTTGCTGATGTTCCCGGGGATTCAGGCTGCAATGATTCTTTGGGTTTGAATGATGGCATATCAGGACTCAGGTACTGCATGAAGTCCGTGTTTATATTCTAtcgtatataattttttttttttgggctaaaTTGTATATTAAGAAACTGTAAacatgaaatttaataattttcgtGAGAGACTATGACACTTGCTCACCTGGGTAATTCATCTGCTAGATTAGTGGTTCTTTTTCTgtctcaatttttattttgaattgtcATGCTGTTCAATGTGGTAAAACTGAAAGCTTTTTGTAGAAAAtccacccccccccccccccccccccccttccTCCTTTCGTACCATCCCCAAAAAAGGGGGGAATAGTTAACAGAGCCAAAAAGTAGTGGTGAATGTGGACATAAGGGACGAAGATAAATAGTTAGTAATTGTGGAACAATTTAGTTTTAAATGATGGCTGTTAAAAGTTAGAGCCGTAGAAAATATTAGGCTAATATGTTTCTGAGTTTGTCGTGTGAGAGTATTCATGTTATTTTAATCAAGGGATTTTGACACCTGAATAGGAGGAATATTCGAATTCAGTTGCCGTtaatttatttgcaatttttttacTGCTCTGTGGGTCTGACTTATAAATTCCTGTTTCTTTATGTGgtttatgatatttaatgacATTGTAATAAAGTTCGATTTCACATTATGAAATTCATAGAGCGCTAAGGCTAAAATATTATCGTTACGTGAAACGTCATAGCTCATTTGATAGTTAGGAGCTTTTTTTGCGATATTGTGATATTTTGGTGTAGACAAAGTGGAGTACGAAGAAACCCGGAAGGTTGAAGTGCCTCCTGAAAGGATTAGGAAATTTCAGCTAAACGATGATGATCAGGCACATCACAATTTTGGGTTAGATTCTACAACTTCCAAAGCTTCTGATACACGGAATCATACAAATTCCAAAAAATTGGGCAGTTGTGGAGTtatcttgaataaaaataagagACCAGAGAGATGAAAAAACACAGACCAAAAGTATTCAATGAAATCAAACCCAGAAAAACTCCAAAATCACGGACGGTTAATCCTTTAACACCTAAACAAAAAACTCCAAGGCGATCTATTCCCAGAACAAGTCCACTTGAGAAGAGGAAGTGCACGAAAAAAGAGGATCCACCGGAAGTTTTTCATGGAAACTTAGGAAGTGCTAAAAAATGTTGCAGAAAAATACTGGATTTCAATCTTGAAAACCATGCCAGGGATCAGCATGGGCATGATAGTTCGTGGTGTGATTGATGGGGCGACCGTTGCCAAAGTCATGGAAACTTCCTTTGCAAAAGATAAGCATGTCCAAATGGTGGATGTATATCAACTCTCAGCAAATTCCTCGCGTGTTCACGCACTCGGGGATGCAGTTGATCCAACTTCTTTATGTGCAGTAAAAGGGTTCACAAATTCACTGAATCAGCACAGTGAATGCTTGTACTGAAAGCTCATTAAGAGGTAATAATAAAAACTTCTAGTTCAATGGTGATTTAAATCCAAATTAAGATTCTATCTACAATAATACTTTCATTGTGTCAGCAGATTCTTTAGAAGATACCCCAAAGCTGGACATCAACTTCAATTTGGAAGTGCAATATTTCGACTCCTGCCCCGGAATCGGAGCAATTGTCCAGTGATATCAACGTAGAAAGAAGACTAAAAGCAACCCTTCATACGATGAAGACTTGAATTTCGTGGAGAAGATAAATACTCCAGAAGAAGGGTCAAAGATGCAGTATGGTGCCAGGTTTTCTGGTTTTAAAGTCTATAAAAGGATACTCCGACCAAACGAGTGTCTAAAGAACAGCATGAAACTTGGAACAAACTTTGCAAGAATGTTCaagaaaaaaagaatgaaaCAACGAAAAGCAACTACGTTTCTGGAAAAAATGGATCCATGCATTAGACATAAAGTAACTTCCAAGAAAATAAGTAAATATCATAGAACTGTCCAAAAAAGATGTCCGTCTACGAAATTAGCTGATGGGACACGTCAGAAAAGAGTCATGAATAACGAATTGTCGTCCAACTTCAGTTTGAATGTGTGTTTAAAAAAAGCGAGGATGCAGATGATACTGATATCAGTAGTGGTCCTCATGATTGGAGATATCTGTGAAAAAATGTTTCTAGAGTTTTAAAAGACAATTGATCTGGATGAAGATAGAGTGAACTGCACCTAATAATGGAAAAGCAAAAGTTATTTAAGTTTCTGATAATCCCTTGACTTCATTCCTTTCATTGTTTTTTTCCTAGACAAATGATAATTAAACTAAGGAAAATGTGGTGCATCATTTATAACTATTATGTTGATTCACTTTTGATGTTAAGACACCTATGATTGATGttgttatgatattattttttctgtATAATCGTTCCAGGGGACAGACGATTTTTTCCATGGAAAGGGTTAGTTTTTGACTCGGTGATTGGAGTTTTCCTAACTCAGAATGTCAGCGACCATCTTTCGAGGTAAACgagaattttatataaatagttGCAAGAAAATTCACGTGTTTTAAAATATGCAACCTGTTTTGAATTTGTTGCCTCACAGTTCTGCCTTTATGTCTCTTGCTGTAAAACTTCCTCCATCTGTGACTAAACAACGTAATTCCAACAAGAATAATGTGGACCATCAAGAATCTGTTGATAATAATGAGATTGCTTGTGATCAATCTACTGATAGGAATAACGAGAAACCATGCTCATGTTCAACTGAGCAAGATATGAGACAAATTTGCATTTGCCCCATAACTAAGACTCTCAGTAGAGATGAAAGAAGTTATAAAGATGCAGTCAAGGGAATACAAGATTCCTCTTTCTGTAAAAGTTCAACTACCTTTTCTCAACTATGTACCAGTGAGAATTCTGCCGTACGTACCGTGGTTTTACATGGGAGGAAAATGCATCGCACCAGCAAATTAACAATCAGGaagataataaaatttcatgtgATAAAAGCATAGTTGATACAAAATTTGGAAATGCATGTGCAGATTCCACTTCTTGTAAAGGTCCAGATACCATTTCTATACCTTGTACCAGTGGGAATTCTGCTACATTTAGGGAGAAGGTTTTCAAGGTGGAAGAGAATGCATTGCTCCAGTGCAGTTAAGGTTACGAGAGAATAAAATGTCAAGTGGTCAAGGCATGGGTGATACAAAATTTGATGGTGCAAATGTGCAATTCCAAGCATTCTGTATTCCTCTTCTCATAAAAGTTCAACTACCATTTCTAGACCTTGTACAGGTGATAATTCTGCATTTCACAATCATGAGGAGAATATATGTTCTTGTGATAGAAGCGTGATTGATGTGAAATATGGAGACACAGCTCCAGGTGTTCCAGATTCGTCCGCACATAAAAGTTCAACCACCATTGCTAGACCTTGTTCCATTGGAAATTCTTCTATATTTATGCAGGATTTACTGGTTGAAGAAAATACATTTCTCCAACAATGTTACAGTCATGAAGATAATACAATGTCGTGTGATAAAAGATTAGGCATTTTAAATTTTGGAGCTTCACAGAGCAATATTAGTGATTTAAGACCAGACAAGGGATCCGATTTGGATGGTAATTCCATGAGTTGTTTGTCTGATAAAAGCACGagtattttgaaatttggagcttCACAAAGCAATATTTGTGCTTTAAGATCAGATGAGACTCCTAATTTGGATTTTAATGCTGAAAGTttgaataaatctcaaaatctTGTAGCAGGTCTTGGAAGCATAAATATCAACGGTCTACCCAATGTAGGCAAGAACCATGAACCTGCAGGAAGAAGAAACAAACACCAAGTGAAAGAGAAACAAGAAAGCCCTGTTAACTGGGATGACTTGAGGAAAGTATATTCTTGTGGCAAGTCAAAAGATTCAATGAATTGTAACATTGACTCTGCCAACTGGGAAGCAGTTAAACAAGCGTCAGTTCAAGAGGTCGCTAAAGTGATCATGAAGCGGGGGATGAACAACATTCTTGCTGGTAGAATCAAGGTCAAACATAActttaaatcatgaaaatatGTGGTTTTGGTAAAGGGAAAGAATTAAACTTCATCTATCTGTTCAAAAAGCTCTTTTTACTTGTATTTTCAGGATCTCCTTGATCGAATGATTGAAGATCATGGAGCTATCAATCTAGAGTGGCTAAGAGATGTTCCACCTGATAAAGCAAAGTAAAATTCATGAGCAGTTTAACTAGCAatgtgttttttatttttgcaatCACGTGATGAGTACTGAGTGTGTGAGACTCTTGACACTCCGTCACCATGCCTTCCCggtaagattttttttattgaggATTGGATTAATTTTTTCGGTTAATCAAGTATGACTTCTCGAATAATGGGCTTTGATGTTGCACAAGGTCGATACTAACGTTGGTCGGATTTTGGTGCGTCTTGGATGGGTCCCTCTTCTTCCACTTCCGGAGGATGTTCATATACATTTTTTAAACGAGTGAGTGCCACTGAATATACGTTCCTTACACATGtttttattgtaaattattttgattgccGATCCTCTACAGTTACTCTTTAGTGGATACCATCCAGAAGTACATCTGGCCACGTTTgtgcaaaattttaaataaaacactgTAAGTGAAAGGAAGTTAACTTCTTACATATCTTGtgtcaaaatttatttaagcagCCCACATATTGTTTCGAGTTTTTTGTGCTTTTCCTAAATCAGTTGTTTCATTTAATAGGTATGAATGCCATTACCAGATAATCACCTTTGGAAAGGTTGAAGTTTTTACTTTCTGTGTTTATATATTAATCTTTTTTGCTTTTGTGTATCATAAACTGTGATGATGAGAACATGATCTTGAATGTTACAGGTGTTTTGTACGAAGAGATTGCAATGCGTGTCCAATGAGAGGACAATGCAGGCATTTTGCAAGTGCATATGCTAGGTTAGTGGCAGATTAGCTCTTCTTGTTCTGCTAATATGTTTATTCTAGATTAAGATTTGCACTTAATCCGTTGAGTGTGATGGTATTTGAAATCTAATTGAATTGTTTTTGTTGAGCCAACTGATAGTCTGTTTGGGTAGACAAGccaatttgaaaattgtatttGAAGTGAGGACTGATGTTCGATTTGACCTTTTAAACTTTTGAAAGCACTTAAAGTTGAAATCAAAAGGCTTGAAAATGTAGCTCTTACTGTTTGTGTTTTTACTGTCATATCAAATTGGAAACTATAACCCTTTTATTTTAAAGGCTGTTTAATGAAGTGTTTTATCTGTTTACGTGTTCAACTCACCCTCTCTTGGTAATTAgaaatttttgaacttttttgTGGAAGTAAATGGTGTATTAGCTCCCTTTAGAATGACCAATGGTTGAAGGAAAGTGAAgcataaaaaggaaaatgtgGCAAAAGGATCATCGAAGATTTGCAAAGACTTAATAGCTCATTCAGTAAAGTATGCCAAACACACTATTTGGAAGTAATTAGTAACATGTAGAAAACATAATTTATATGTGCGAATTTGTGTAAACTCAATGCAGTGCCAGGCTTCGCCTTCCAGGAGTGCAGGGAGGGAGTGATGATTATGAGGCTCAAGTTAAATCTTGTCAAAATGTTATGGATATGAATTCGCCTCTGTTGGTTCATTGTGATGATGATGTCTCGAGAGTAGGGCACATATACTTTAATTCAGAACCTATTGTAGTATTCCCCCCATCACCGGAGTCTGCATCTAGAGAAATGACAGAGCGTGACATTGAAGATTTGGGATATGAATCTGAAGATGAGATCCCCATCCTTAAACTCAATCAAGAAGAGTTCACTAAGAACTTACTGGATTTCATGGAGAAAACAAATTTCTTAAATGGAGAAGGTACAATGTCAAAAGAGCTGGTTGCCTTGAGCCCTGAAACTGCATCATTTCCCATGCCTAAGCTAAAGTTCGTGGGCTGGTTAAGGACAGTACACCAAGTGTAAGTGCTGTGTTACCAATTGTTGTTCTGGGCAAAGATTTAATACCCCCAATATGAATTTGGTTTTTACCTGTTGTACTGTTTTGTTGCAGCTGTGAAGTTCCAGATTCACACCCTCTTTTGGCAAGGGTTAGCCTCTTGTTTTTGTTCTTATTGATTTACGTAAATTTCAGTATTTTGTTAAATCCATTTAAATTCATCGAAAGATTGGTCTGAGTTTTCATATGCTGCTCTGTAACAGTTTGAAAAACGAGAACCTGACGGTCCATGCCCATATCTTCTTGCAATATGGAGAAACGGTAAATAAAGTTCTAGTGTTCTTGATGTTGCATAACGAAGTCTTTATAGACTTGGTGCACCTATTAAGGATCTCTACTTTCTCATACCTTGGAATTGATGGCAAATTgcaaaactatatttttatgtGTGTATCATTTTCTTTCTAAATCTGAAGAATATGATGATACCTTCTATTTCTTGTAAATCCTGAtggctttttttatttttctacagaCTGAACTGTAAAGTCTTCCCGACCTCCAAAGGTGCATGCAGTCGTCAGGAGTGGATTAGATGTGATGTTGGTACATGTTGTTTGAGAGATGAGGTTCAGAAACAAAATGAGGAGTTAATTCAAGTGACAATGTTGGTGTGTCAAAATTTTCAACTTCGGTTATGTGCTATAATTGTTACATTAATAGCTTTCAAAGGAAATGATTCGCCTGAAAATTGACCCAATAACTTCCACAAGCAGATACCATGCCGGACTGCAAATAGGCTTTTCCTCTGAATGGAACATATTTTCAGGTCAACGAGGTAAAAGAAATTGTGTTCCACCATTATGTTATGAGAGATTTTATGCTGCAGAAGTCGGGTACCTCAGGCATTGGCTCTTGTATTTGTTTCAGGTTTTTGCAGATCATGAATCCAGCCATCGGCCAATACCTGTTCCAAGAAAATGGATTTGGAATTTACGGAGAAGGTCATTGTATCGTGGAACATCCACGACATCAACATTTAGAGGTAAAAGAGACCAATTTGTTTTTTGATTCCAAGTTGAGTGACCCATGAAACTGAATTTTACATCTTGATGTATGAAATTCTCTTTGCTATACAGGCATGACAACAGATGAGATACAATATTGTTTCTGGAGAGGTAACAAGTCTTAACTTTGTGCTGATGCTCACAATGAACAATACTAGAAGCTGTGCTGAAACTTCCAGAATACGTTGATGTTGCTTTTGGAGTTTAATGTGGACACGTAAATTTGCAGATATAACCTCAGAAAATGTTCAAGAACTAAATAGAACATGGGTTTTATTTTAAGCTACTAGTAATGAGTCCTTTTATTTCGAAAAAATGCACACTCTTGCATCAAATGCTACTCGAACTCAAATTCATTGTCTCACGGAAACATGCAACTATACCACTGGGTTGTCTGATTGATTACTGCTATTAACGAGTCTCTGAAATTGCTGGCAGGTTTTATCTGTGTAAGAGCAACTGACAAGGTGACTCGGGCACCAAAACCACTTGCAAGGAGATTTCATATCTGCAAAACAAGGCTGGTAGGCGACAAGTAACAAAATTTTGAAGCATTCTCAGACATAATTCGTGACTTTTGCACAGTGACACCTATTTCTATACTTGTGATAACATAAGTCGGGAGATCATTAGTGTACATATCCAGCCGCTTCTCCTGAAACTTAAGTTGCAGGCACACATAGTAAAGTTGTAGAAAAGCAGTGCCTTTATCTAGGATGATTTTTTCTTGTTAATATTATCAAACAAAAGAAATGTTAAGTTTTACtacgaatattaagatttttttatgCACAGGCCATGGGTATTTTTAGCGTGTTTTATTTCTTTCCACACTTTTGTTTACTGTAATTAGGTGGCAGACTCGATGAGACTCAGACAGGTAGAGGCAATCTCCTCGATTCGAAAAATTTGCAAGAATCTGTCTCATTTCGTCGAGTCTACTAGTTAAATTTCTGCTATTTACGTTTTTCTTTTGAACGAAACATCTGACATGATTTCTTCTATTGTACTGATTAAACCACGTAATTTTCAAGAGTTAGAATTTTCTTGAATTATGTTTTAGTTTTTTTCaaggaaaaatgaattttttggtATGTTAAGTGGTTCATTTTAGGCTTTGGTTCATTAACTTTTCAAAATTTAGTACACTGGACGTTAATTTTCGGCTATTTTGCTCAAATTGCTAACGTGACAGCTTGACAAGTCATCATTTTCCGAAGTCACGACATCATATTCCGGTAGCACAAAAACAATTAgatcaaaataattgaaaattaaaagttagtatatcaaaaccaaaatatgaga of the Primulina huaijiensis isolate GDHJ02 chromosome 1, ASM1229523v2, whole genome shotgun sequence genome contains:
- the LOC140967284 gene encoding LOW QUALITY PROTEIN: DNA glycosylase/AP lyase ROS1-like (The sequence of the model RefSeq protein was modified relative to this genomic sequence to represent the inferred CDS: inserted 2 bases in 1 codon) — encoded protein: MSTECVRLLTLRHHAFPVDTNVGRILVRLGWVPLLPLPEDVHIHFLNDYSLVDTIQKYIWPRLCKILNKTLYECHYQIITFGKVFCTKXDCNACPMRGQCRHFASAYASARLRLPGVQGGSDDYEAQVKSCQNVMDMNSPLLVHCDDDVSRVGHIYFNSEPIVVFPPSPESASREMTERDIEDLGYESEDEIPILKLNQEEFTKNLLDFMEKTNFLNGEGTMSKELVALSPETASFPMPKLKFVGWLRTVHQVCEVPDSHPLLARFEKREPDGPCPYLLAIWRND